Proteins from a genomic interval of Lathamus discolor isolate bLatDis1 chromosome 19, bLatDis1.hap1, whole genome shotgun sequence:
- the TMEM9 gene encoding proton-transporting V-type ATPase complex assembly regulator TMEM9 isoform X1: protein MGVFLGICVKYFREFSHWHQCLDSGIYFYILGKGGPKKKAPVNSLWLHSVEILCPGCEFLFPQASMMFAQCSPRCASSVLLLVLLCCILPPPALGSKSSEDIRCKCICPPYRNISGHIYNKNVSQKDCNCLHVVEPMPVPGNDVEAYCLLCECKYEERSTTTIKVIIIIYLSVVGALLLYMAFLVLVDPLIRKPDAYTQPLHNEEENEDARSLAAALTPSGARANTVLERVEGAQQRWKRQVQEQRKTVFDRHKMLS from the exons ATGGGAGTGTTTCTTGGCATCTGTGTAAAGTATTTCCGGGAGTTTTCTCACTGGCATCAGTGCCTCGATTCAGGGATATatttctacatcctgggcaaaGGGGGCCCTAAAAAGAAAGCTCCAGTTAATTCTTTATGGCTGCATTCAGTTGAGATCCTCTGTCCTGGATGCGAGTTTCTGTTTCCTCAGGCTTCCATGATGTTTGCCCAGTGCAGCCCCAGGTGTGCGAGctccgtgctgctgctggtgctgctctgctgcataCTTCCTCCTCCGGCACTAGGCAGCAAG agctcagaggaCATCCGCTGCAAGTGCATCTGCCCCCCGTACCGGAACATCAGCGGGCACATTTACAACAAGAATGTGTCACAGAAGGACTG CAACTGCCTGCATGTTGTGGAGCCAATGCCAGTGCCAGGGAATGATGTGGAGGCCTACTGCCTTCTGTGCGAGTGCAAGTACGAGGAGCgcagcaccaccaccatcaAG GTGATCATCATCATTTACCTGTCTGTGGtgggagcactgctgctgtaCATGGCTTTCCTTGTGCTGGTGGACCCTCTGATCCGGAAGCCAGATGCTTATACCCAGCCCCTGCACAATGAGGAGGAGAATGAG GATGCTcgctccttggctgcagccctcaccCCATCTGGGGCCAGAGCCAACACGGTGCTGGAGAGGGTGGAGGGGGCCCAGCAGCGCTGGAAGCGCCAAgtgcaggagcagaggaagacAGTTTTCGACCGCCACAAGATGCTGAGCTAG
- the TMEM9 gene encoding proton-transporting V-type ATPase complex assembly regulator TMEM9 isoform X2 gives MMFAQCSPRCASSVLLLVLLCCILPPPALGSKSSEDIRCKCICPPYRNISGHIYNKNVSQKDCNCLHVVEPMPVPGNDVEAYCLLCECKYEERSTTTIKVIIIIYLSVVGALLLYMAFLVLVDPLIRKPDAYTQPLHNEEENEDARSLAAALTPSGARANTVLERVEGAQQRWKRQVQEQRKTVFDRHKMLS, from the exons ATGATGTTTGCCCAGTGCAGCCCCAGGTGTGCGAGctccgtgctgctgctggtgctgctctgctgcataCTTCCTCCTCCGGCACTAGGCAGCAAG agctcagaggaCATCCGCTGCAAGTGCATCTGCCCCCCGTACCGGAACATCAGCGGGCACATTTACAACAAGAATGTGTCACAGAAGGACTG CAACTGCCTGCATGTTGTGGAGCCAATGCCAGTGCCAGGGAATGATGTGGAGGCCTACTGCCTTCTGTGCGAGTGCAAGTACGAGGAGCgcagcaccaccaccatcaAG GTGATCATCATCATTTACCTGTCTGTGGtgggagcactgctgctgtaCATGGCTTTCCTTGTGCTGGTGGACCCTCTGATCCGGAAGCCAGATGCTTATACCCAGCCCCTGCACAATGAGGAGGAGAATGAG GATGCTcgctccttggctgcagccctcaccCCATCTGGGGCCAGAGCCAACACGGTGCTGGAGAGGGTGGAGGGGGCCCAGCAGCGCTGGAAGCGCCAAgtgcaggagcagaggaagacAGTTTTCGACCGCCACAAGATGCTGAGCTAG
- the LOC136023605 gene encoding alpha-1,6-mannosyl-glycoprotein 4-beta-N-acetylglucosaminyltransferase-like isoform X1: protein MRCSLKRSLSAVLAASFLLLLFLYGGSRQEQDPPEVELGALPPDAVLQLLQPEGAQRILRDTGGLSALHNISYHLLAGSLSPHKKFLAVGLASVQRPRGYYLLATLQSLFKQSTEEELQEMVVVVHLADADPTWNVRVATNIATKFAQHILLGRLLLIHAPHEFYPTLEGLKRNFNDPEERVRFRSKQNVDYAFLLAFAANLSSYYLMIEDDVWCAKSFLTAIRKALASQEGSNWATLEFSKLGYIGKLYRSSDLPRLARFLLLFYQEMPCDWLLVHFRLLLTQKDVIRFKPSLFQHMGLYSSFQGTVNRLEDDEFQADAMDLPDNPPAALFTTMSVFENYEPLKAYSTAEGYFWGKDPAAGSTFSIVFQQPARVTRVRVRTGSAERRGDILHAGVLELGRRRRDDGRDCSAYTMVGTFEKGSCERRGLERGVPGPVECVRIRVTRDQSEWLIIQSIEIWTAAGT, encoded by the exons ATGCGATGCTCCCTGAAGCGCTCCCTCTCCGCTGTGCTCGcagcctccttcctcctcctcctcttcctctacGGGGGCAGCCGGCAGGAACAGGATCCCCCAGAG GTGGAGCTCGGGGCCTTGCCCCCAGACGCggtcctgcagctgctgcagccggAAGGAGCCCAGCGCATCCTCAGGGACACGGGCGGCCTCTCTGCACTCCACAACATCTCCTACCACCTCCTGGCTGGCTCCCTGTCACCCCACAAAA AATTCCTGGCGGTGGGATTGGCATCGGTGCAGCGGCCGCGTGGCTACTACCTCCTGGCCACGCTCCAGTCCCTCTTCAAGCAGTCGAcagaggaggagctgcaggagatggtggtggtggtgcacTTGGCCGACGCAGACCCCACGTGGAACGTGCGTGTGGCCACCAACATCGCCACCAAGTTTGCTCAGCACATCCTCCTGGGCCGGCTCCTGCTCATCCACGCTCCCCACGAGTTCTACCCCACCCTGGAAGGCCTCAAGAGGAACTTCAATGACCCGGAGGAGCGGGTGAGGTTCAGGTCCAAGCAGAACGTGGACTACGCTTTCCTGCTCGCCTTCGCCGCCAACCTCTCCTCCTACTACCTGATGATCGAGGATGATGTGTGGTGCGCCAAGTCCTTCTTGACGGCCATCCGCAAGGCACTGGCTTCCCAGGAGGGCTCCAACTGGGCCACGCTGGAGTTCTCCAAGCTGGGCTATATCGGGAAGCTCTACCGCTCCAGTGACCTTCCTCGCCTGGCTcgcttcctcctccttttctacCAGGAGATGCCCTGCGACTGGCTGCTGGTGCACTTCCGCCTCCTGCTCACCCAGAAGGATGTCATCCGCTTCAAGCCCTCCCTCTTCCAACATATGGGCCTCTACTCCTCCTTCCAGGGCACCGTCAACCGGCTGGAGGACGACGAGTTCCAGGCTGATGCCATGGACCTCCCGGACAACCCTCCAGCGGCCTTGTTCACCACCATGTCTGTCTTTGAGAACTACGAGCCGCTCAAGGCCTACAGCACCGCGGAGGGGTACTTCTGGGGGAAGGACCCAGCAGCCGGCAGCACCTTCTCCATCGTGTTCCAGCAGCCGGCCCGTGTCACCCGTGTCCGGGTGCGCACAGGCTCTGCCGAGCGCCGGGGGGACATCCTGCACGCCggggtgctggagctgggccGGCGGCGCCGTGACGATGGCCGGGACTGCTCTGCCTACACCATGGTGGGCACCTTCGAGAAGGGGAGCTGTGAGCGACGGGGGCTGGAGAGGGGCGTCCCAGGGCCCGTGGAGTGTGTCAGGATCCGGGTGACCCGGGACCAGAGCGAGTGGCTCATCATTCAGAGCATCGAGATCTGGACCGCGGCGGGCACCTGA
- the LOC136023605 gene encoding alpha-1,6-mannosyl-glycoprotein 4-beta-N-acetylglucosaminyltransferase-like isoform X2, with protein sequence MQEPRSAQCRRKQLEPPAHREHPALSQASWDRGLGVPGAMRCSLKRSLSAVLAASFLLLLFLYGGSRQEQDPPEVELGALPPDAVLQLLQPEGAQRILRDTGGLSALHNISYHLLAGSLSPHKKFLAVGLASVQRPRGYYLLATLQSLFKQSTEEELQEMVVVVHLADADPTWNVRVATNIATKFAQHILLGRLLLIHAPHEFYPTLEGLKRNFNDPEERVRFRSKQNVDYAFLLAFAANLSSYYLMIEDDVWCAKSFLTAIRKALASQEGSNWATLEFSKLGYIGKLYRSSDLPRLARFLLLFYQEMPCDWLLVHFRLLLTQKDVIRFKPSLFQHMGLYSSFQGTVNRLEDDEFQADAMDLPDNPPAALFTTMSVFENYEPLKAYSTAEGYFWGKDPAAGSTFSIVFQQPARVTRVRVRTGSAERRGDILHAGVLELGRRRRDDGRDCSAYTMVGTFEKGSCERRGLERGVPGPVECVRIRVTRDQSEWLIIQSIEIWTAAGT encoded by the exons atgcAAGAGCCCCGCTCTGCCCAGTGCCGGAGGAAGCAGCTGGAGCCGCCTGCACACAGGGAGCATCCGGCCCTTTCTCAGGCCTCGTGGGACCGAG GTCTCGGTGTGCCCGGTGCTATGCGATGCTCCCTGAAGCGCTCCCTCTCCGCTGTGCTCGcagcctccttcctcctcctcctcttcctctacGGGGGCAGCCGGCAGGAACAGGATCCCCCAGAG GTGGAGCTCGGGGCCTTGCCCCCAGACGCggtcctgcagctgctgcagccggAAGGAGCCCAGCGCATCCTCAGGGACACGGGCGGCCTCTCTGCACTCCACAACATCTCCTACCACCTCCTGGCTGGCTCCCTGTCACCCCACAAAA AATTCCTGGCGGTGGGATTGGCATCGGTGCAGCGGCCGCGTGGCTACTACCTCCTGGCCACGCTCCAGTCCCTCTTCAAGCAGTCGAcagaggaggagctgcaggagatggtggtggtggtgcacTTGGCCGACGCAGACCCCACGTGGAACGTGCGTGTGGCCACCAACATCGCCACCAAGTTTGCTCAGCACATCCTCCTGGGCCGGCTCCTGCTCATCCACGCTCCCCACGAGTTCTACCCCACCCTGGAAGGCCTCAAGAGGAACTTCAATGACCCGGAGGAGCGGGTGAGGTTCAGGTCCAAGCAGAACGTGGACTACGCTTTCCTGCTCGCCTTCGCCGCCAACCTCTCCTCCTACTACCTGATGATCGAGGATGATGTGTGGTGCGCCAAGTCCTTCTTGACGGCCATCCGCAAGGCACTGGCTTCCCAGGAGGGCTCCAACTGGGCCACGCTGGAGTTCTCCAAGCTGGGCTATATCGGGAAGCTCTACCGCTCCAGTGACCTTCCTCGCCTGGCTcgcttcctcctccttttctacCAGGAGATGCCCTGCGACTGGCTGCTGGTGCACTTCCGCCTCCTGCTCACCCAGAAGGATGTCATCCGCTTCAAGCCCTCCCTCTTCCAACATATGGGCCTCTACTCCTCCTTCCAGGGCACCGTCAACCGGCTGGAGGACGACGAGTTCCAGGCTGATGCCATGGACCTCCCGGACAACCCTCCAGCGGCCTTGTTCACCACCATGTCTGTCTTTGAGAACTACGAGCCGCTCAAGGCCTACAGCACCGCGGAGGGGTACTTCTGGGGGAAGGACCCAGCAGCCGGCAGCACCTTCTCCATCGTGTTCCAGCAGCCGGCCCGTGTCACCCGTGTCCGGGTGCGCACAGGCTCTGCCGAGCGCCGGGGGGACATCCTGCACGCCggggtgctggagctgggccGGCGGCGCCGTGACGATGGCCGGGACTGCTCTGCCTACACCATGGTGGGCACCTTCGAGAAGGGGAGCTGTGAGCGACGGGGGCTGGAGAGGGGCGTCCCAGGGCCCGTGGAGTGTGTCAGGATCCGGGTGACCCGGGACCAGAGCGAGTGGCTCATCATTCAGAGCATCGAGATCTGGACCGCGGCGGGCACCTGA
- the LOC136023605 gene encoding alpha-1,6-mannosyl-glycoprotein 4-beta-N-acetylglucosaminyltransferase-like isoform X3, whose product MLPEALPLRCARSLLPPPPLPLRGQPAGTGSPREFLAVGLASVQRPRGYYLLATLQSLFKQSTEEELQEMVVVVHLADADPTWNVRVATNIATKFAQHILLGRLLLIHAPHEFYPTLEGLKRNFNDPEERVRFRSKQNVDYAFLLAFAANLSSYYLMIEDDVWCAKSFLTAIRKALASQEGSNWATLEFSKLGYIGKLYRSSDLPRLARFLLLFYQEMPCDWLLVHFRLLLTQKDVIRFKPSLFQHMGLYSSFQGTVNRLEDDEFQADAMDLPDNPPAALFTTMSVFENYEPLKAYSTAEGYFWGKDPAAGSTFSIVFQQPARVTRVRVRTGSAERRGDILHAGVLELGRRRRDDGRDCSAYTMVGTFEKGSCERRGLERGVPGPVECVRIRVTRDQSEWLIIQSIEIWTAAGT is encoded by the exons ATGCTCCCTGAAGCGCTCCCTCTCCGCTGTGCTCGcagcctccttcctcctcctcctcttcctctacGGGGGCAGCCGGCAGGAACAGGATCCCCCAGAG AATTCCTGGCGGTGGGATTGGCATCGGTGCAGCGGCCGCGTGGCTACTACCTCCTGGCCACGCTCCAGTCCCTCTTCAAGCAGTCGAcagaggaggagctgcaggagatggtggtggtggtgcacTTGGCCGACGCAGACCCCACGTGGAACGTGCGTGTGGCCACCAACATCGCCACCAAGTTTGCTCAGCACATCCTCCTGGGCCGGCTCCTGCTCATCCACGCTCCCCACGAGTTCTACCCCACCCTGGAAGGCCTCAAGAGGAACTTCAATGACCCGGAGGAGCGGGTGAGGTTCAGGTCCAAGCAGAACGTGGACTACGCTTTCCTGCTCGCCTTCGCCGCCAACCTCTCCTCCTACTACCTGATGATCGAGGATGATGTGTGGTGCGCCAAGTCCTTCTTGACGGCCATCCGCAAGGCACTGGCTTCCCAGGAGGGCTCCAACTGGGCCACGCTGGAGTTCTCCAAGCTGGGCTATATCGGGAAGCTCTACCGCTCCAGTGACCTTCCTCGCCTGGCTcgcttcctcctccttttctacCAGGAGATGCCCTGCGACTGGCTGCTGGTGCACTTCCGCCTCCTGCTCACCCAGAAGGATGTCATCCGCTTCAAGCCCTCCCTCTTCCAACATATGGGCCTCTACTCCTCCTTCCAGGGCACCGTCAACCGGCTGGAGGACGACGAGTTCCAGGCTGATGCCATGGACCTCCCGGACAACCCTCCAGCGGCCTTGTTCACCACCATGTCTGTCTTTGAGAACTACGAGCCGCTCAAGGCCTACAGCACCGCGGAGGGGTACTTCTGGGGGAAGGACCCAGCAGCCGGCAGCACCTTCTCCATCGTGTTCCAGCAGCCGGCCCGTGTCACCCGTGTCCGGGTGCGCACAGGCTCTGCCGAGCGCCGGGGGGACATCCTGCACGCCggggtgctggagctgggccGGCGGCGCCGTGACGATGGCCGGGACTGCTCTGCCTACACCATGGTGGGCACCTTCGAGAAGGGGAGCTGTGAGCGACGGGGGCTGGAGAGGGGCGTCCCAGGGCCCGTGGAGTGTGTCAGGATCCGGGTGACCCGGGACCAGAGCGAGTGGCTCATCATTCAGAGCATCGAGATCTGGACCGCGGCGGGCACCTGA